The following coding sequences lie in one Cygnus olor isolate bCygOlo1 chromosome 8, bCygOlo1.pri.v2, whole genome shotgun sequence genomic window:
- the C8H1orf146 gene encoding protein SPO16 homolog isoform X3, with translation MSHNHTCMAAASLTDLLDDFSGTLTRCLGSHLYLSRGQWPCGLQGNTEPLTGARGQQPASVFPQFPRSSLFPSERQLRFHCKAIKTTKKMTESGGQEQSRWITTVIMSMGLQNHEISTVLQRQQHRVRYSESVEIGSVIFSLSGVAFILADTQDLVMRGEEQFLERIQKFINIHRNSFLVLSAALHGPQEWNIMFRIQRRFLGSNLHVIPVHNTAETVKLMLTIAKMTSKLCADDIRYKMAMTKAHIMENSPVWKTLQEYQLHCN, from the exons ATGTCACACAATCATACTTGTATGGCAGCAGCCTCTCTCACTGACCTTCTGGATGATTTTAGTGGGACGCTGACTAGGTGTCTGGGCTCCCACCTGTACCTTAGCAGAGGCCAATGGCCCTGCGGGCTCCAGGGCAACACGGAGCCCCTGACAGGAGCCAGAGGGCAGCAACCGGCTTCGGTGTTTCCTCAGTTCCCACGAAGTTCCCTCTTTCCTAGCG agaggCAGCTGAGATTTCATTGCAAAGCtattaaaaccacaaaaaaaatgacagagagTGGTGGGCAGGAACAGTCAAGATGGATTACAACGGTTATTATGAGTATGGGTCTGCAG AATCATGAAATCTCTACAGTTCTACAGAGGCAACAACACAGAGTTCGATATTCAGAATCAGTGGAAATTGGATCTgtgattttttctctttctg GTGTTGCATTTATACTGGCAGACACTCAAGACTTGGTTATGAGAGGGGAAGAACAGTTTTTAGAAAGAATTCAGAAGTTCATAAACATACATCGGaatagttttttggttttgtcagcTGCTCTTCATGGACCACAGGAATGGAATATAATGTTTAGGATTCAGAGAAG ATTCCTGGGCAGCAATTTACATGTAATACCAGTTCATAATACTGCTGAAACAGTTAAGTTAATGCTAACTATAGCTAAG aTGACTTCCAAGCTGTGTGCAGATGATATTCGTTACAAAATGGCAATGACAAAAGCCCACATAATGGAAAACAGTCCAGTTTGGAAGACGCTTCAGGAATACCAGTTGCATTGTAATTAA
- the C8H1orf146 gene encoding protein SPO16 homolog isoform X1: protein MLFAFSSFLRSHEGKLVRRPHVASMELPQFLPRAAGRSWGPGRGRATTGPISAVSLHVRGPQSERAPFPCPAARPRGAVHGSHGCEGAESPQGRKREPQLPPPRLPRGLAGPRGLHRCQIAIFFKRGEALLDKRQLRFHCKAIKTTKKMTESGGQEQSRWITTVIMSMGLQNHEISTVLQRQQHRVRYSESVEIGSVIFSLSGVAFILADTQDLVMRGEEQFLERIQKFINIHRNSFLVLSAALHGPQEWNIMFRIQRRFLGSNLHVIPVHNTAETVKLMLTIAKMTSKLCADDIRYKMAMTKAHIMENSPVWKTLQEYQLHCN, encoded by the exons atgttgtttgctttctcttcgTTCCTGAGAAGCCATGAGGGAAAGCTGGTTCGGCGACCGCACGTCGCCAGCATGGAGCTGCCACAGTTCCTCCCGAGGGCTGCGGGAAGGAGTTGGGGCCCCGGGAGAGGCCGGGCTACCACCGGGCCCATTTCTGCGGTGTCCCTTCATGTCAGAGGCCCCCAGTCCGAGAGAGCCCCGTTCCCTTGCCCAGCTGCGAGGCCGAGAGGCGCCGTGCACGGGAGCCACGGCTGTGAGGGAGCGGAGAGCCCTCAGGGCAGGAAGCGCGAGCCAcagctccccccgccccgccttCCCCGCGGCCTTGCCGGGCCCCGGGGCCTACATCGCTGCCAAATAGCCATTTTTTTCAAGCGAGGAGAGGCTCTGTTAGACA agaggCAGCTGAGATTTCATTGCAAAGCtattaaaaccacaaaaaaaatgacagagagTGGTGGGCAGGAACAGTCAAGATGGATTACAACGGTTATTATGAGTATGGGTCTGCAG AATCATGAAATCTCTACAGTTCTACAGAGGCAACAACACAGAGTTCGATATTCAGAATCAGTGGAAATTGGATCTgtgattttttctctttctg GTGTTGCATTTATACTGGCAGACACTCAAGACTTGGTTATGAGAGGGGAAGAACAGTTTTTAGAAAGAATTCAGAAGTTCATAAACATACATCGGaatagttttttggttttgtcagcTGCTCTTCATGGACCACAGGAATGGAATATAATGTTTAGGATTCAGAGAAG ATTCCTGGGCAGCAATTTACATGTAATACCAGTTCATAATACTGCTGAAACAGTTAAGTTAATGCTAACTATAGCTAAG aTGACTTCCAAGCTGTGTGCAGATGATATTCGTTACAAAATGGCAATGACAAAAGCCCACATAATGGAAAACAGTCCAGTTTGGAAGACGCTTCAGGAATACCAGTTGCATTGTAATTAA
- the C8H1orf146 gene encoding protein SPO16 homolog isoform X2, with protein MLFAFSSFLRSHEGKLVRRPHVASMELPQFLPRAAGRSWGPGRGRATTGPISAVSLHVRGPQSERAPFPCPAARPRGAVHGSHGCEGAESPQGRKREPQLPPPRLPRGLAGPRGLHRCQIAIFFKRGEALLDKRQLRFHCKAIKTTKKMTESGGQEQSRWITTVIMSMGLQNHEISTVLQRQQHRVRYSESVEIGSVIFSLSGVAFILADTQDLVMRGEEQFLERIQKFINIHRNSFLVLSAALHGPQEWNIMFRIQRRFLGSNLHVIPVHNTAETVKLMLTIAKHRPREQYHPTSPELSHQLLLKYYPDNQKQC; from the exons atgttgtttgctttctcttcgTTCCTGAGAAGCCATGAGGGAAAGCTGGTTCGGCGACCGCACGTCGCCAGCATGGAGCTGCCACAGTTCCTCCCGAGGGCTGCGGGAAGGAGTTGGGGCCCCGGGAGAGGCCGGGCTACCACCGGGCCCATTTCTGCGGTGTCCCTTCATGTCAGAGGCCCCCAGTCCGAGAGAGCCCCGTTCCCTTGCCCAGCTGCGAGGCCGAGAGGCGCCGTGCACGGGAGCCACGGCTGTGAGGGAGCGGAGAGCCCTCAGGGCAGGAAGCGCGAGCCAcagctccccccgccccgccttCCCCGCGGCCTTGCCGGGCCCCGGGGCCTACATCGCTGCCAAATAGCCATTTTTTTCAAGCGAGGAGAGGCTCTGTTAGACA agaggCAGCTGAGATTTCATTGCAAAGCtattaaaaccacaaaaaaaatgacagagagTGGTGGGCAGGAACAGTCAAGATGGATTACAACGGTTATTATGAGTATGGGTCTGCAG AATCATGAAATCTCTACAGTTCTACAGAGGCAACAACACAGAGTTCGATATTCAGAATCAGTGGAAATTGGATCTgtgattttttctctttctg GTGTTGCATTTATACTGGCAGACACTCAAGACTTGGTTATGAGAGGGGAAGAACAGTTTTTAGAAAGAATTCAGAAGTTCATAAACATACATCGGaatagttttttggttttgtcagcTGCTCTTCATGGACCACAGGAATGGAATATAATGTTTAGGATTCAGAGAAG ATTCCTGGGCAGCAATTTACATGTAATACCAGTTCATAATACTGCTGAAACAGTTAAGTTAATGCTAACTATAGCTAAG cATAGGCCAAGGGAACAATACCATCCAACTAGTCCTGAGCTATCACACCAACTCCTCTTGAAATACTATCCAGATAATCAGAAGCAATGCTGA
- the C8H1orf146 gene encoding protein SPO16 homolog isoform X4: MTESGGQEQSRWITTVIMSMGLQNHEISTVLQRQQHRVRYSESVEIGSVIFSLSGVAFILADTQDLVMRGEEQFLERIQKFINIHRNSFLVLSAALHGPQEWNIMFRIQRRFLGSNLHVIPVHNTAETVKLMLTIAKMTSKLCADDIRYKMAMTKAHIMENSPVWKTLQEYQLHCN, from the exons atgacagagagTGGTGGGCAGGAACAGTCAAGATGGATTACAACGGTTATTATGAGTATGGGTCTGCAG AATCATGAAATCTCTACAGTTCTACAGAGGCAACAACACAGAGTTCGATATTCAGAATCAGTGGAAATTGGATCTgtgattttttctctttctg GTGTTGCATTTATACTGGCAGACACTCAAGACTTGGTTATGAGAGGGGAAGAACAGTTTTTAGAAAGAATTCAGAAGTTCATAAACATACATCGGaatagttttttggttttgtcagcTGCTCTTCATGGACCACAGGAATGGAATATAATGTTTAGGATTCAGAGAAG ATTCCTGGGCAGCAATTTACATGTAATACCAGTTCATAATACTGCTGAAACAGTTAAGTTAATGCTAACTATAGCTAAG aTGACTTCCAAGCTGTGTGCAGATGATATTCGTTACAAAATGGCAATGACAAAAGCCCACATAATGGAAAACAGTCCAGTTTGGAAGACGCTTCAGGAATACCAGTTGCATTGTAATTAA